A DNA window from Rhizobium jaguaris contains the following coding sequences:
- the ribB gene encoding 3,4-dihydroxy-2-butanone-4-phosphate synthase yields the protein MAYDQKRVVEALRAFEAGEIVVVMDDNDRENEGDLIVAAVHCTPDKMAFIVRHTSGIVCTPMPREEAKRLNLNAMVAENDSAHTTAFTVSVDFRHGTTTGISADDRTLTVRNLANPNVGPADFVRPGHIFPLVAREGGVLMRSGHTEAAVDLCKLAGLPPIGVICELVNDDGTVTRGQQVLDFAEQHGLKLVSVADLIAYRQRKETLIELGASFDLETPFGKARAHTYSLPWDPMQHLAVIFGDIRDGIDIPVRLHPESVAEDLFGKRRPVDFYMKKIADEGRGIIVYLREGSVGVGHFDNGRKSRQPGHETHAEAQARDNEWLEIGLGAQILKDLGVSSIKLLTSRERHYVGLEGFGIKIAKTELC from the coding sequence ATGGCCTATGACCAGAAGCGCGTCGTGGAAGCCCTCCGAGCCTTCGAGGCCGGCGAGATCGTCGTCGTCATGGACGATAACGATCGCGAAAATGAAGGCGACCTGATCGTCGCCGCCGTCCATTGCACGCCCGACAAGATGGCCTTCATCGTCCGCCATACGTCTGGGATCGTCTGCACGCCGATGCCGCGCGAGGAAGCCAAGCGCCTGAACCTCAACGCGATGGTGGCGGAAAACGATTCGGCGCACACCACGGCTTTTACCGTCTCGGTCGACTTCAGGCATGGCACGACCACGGGCATTTCCGCCGACGATCGCACGCTGACAGTGCGCAATCTCGCCAATCCGAACGTCGGCCCGGCCGACTTCGTTCGCCCCGGCCATATCTTCCCGCTGGTTGCCCGCGAGGGCGGCGTGCTGATGCGCTCCGGCCATACCGAAGCCGCCGTCGACCTCTGCAAGCTCGCCGGCCTGCCGCCGATCGGCGTCATCTGTGAACTCGTCAATGACGACGGCACGGTGACGCGCGGCCAGCAAGTGTTGGATTTCGCCGAGCAGCACGGGCTGAAGCTCGTCTCAGTCGCCGACCTCATCGCTTATCGCCAGCGCAAGGAAACGCTGATCGAACTTGGTGCCAGCTTCGATCTCGAAACGCCGTTCGGCAAGGCACGCGCTCACACCTATTCGCTGCCGTGGGACCCGATGCAGCACCTCGCCGTCATCTTTGGCGACATTCGCGACGGCATCGACATTCCGGTGCGCCTGCATCCGGAAAGCGTGGCCGAAGACCTGTTCGGCAAGCGCCGTCCCGTCGACTTCTACATGAAGAAGATCGCCGACGAGGGCCGTGGCATTATCGTCTATCTCCGTGAAGGTTCCGTGGGCGTCGGTCATTTCGATAACGGCCGCAAATCCCGCCAGCCCGGTCACGAGACCCATGCCGAAGCCCAGGCCCGCGACAATGAATGGCTGGAAATCGGCCTCGGCGCTCAGATCCTGAAAGACCTCGGCGTCAGCTCGATCAAGCTGCTCACCAGCCGCGAGCGGCACTATGTCGGCCTAGAAGGGTTTGGCATCAAGATCGCCAAGACGGAGCTCTGCTGA
- the aroC gene encoding chorismate synthase, which produces MSHNTFGHLFRVTTWGESHGPALGCVVDGCPPGLRFKLEDIQAWLDKRKPGQSRFVTQRREDDLVKILSGVMLDEDGETMISTGTPISMLIENTDQRSKDYGEIARRYRPGHADYTYDVKYGIRDYRGGGRSSARETAARVAAGGIARLVVPGVTVRGALVQIGKHKINRAKWDWAQVDQNPFFSPDPQIVPVWEDYLDGIRKAGSSVGAVVEVVAEGVPAGLGAPIYGKLDQDIASLLMSINAVKGVEIGNGFAAAEMTGEENADEMRMGNDGNRIFLSNHAGGILGGISTGEPVIARFAIKPTSSILTERRSIDADGHNVDIRTKGRHDPCVGIRAVPIGEAMVACAIADHYLRDRGQTGRLK; this is translated from the coding sequence ATGTCACACAATACATTCGGTCACCTCTTCCGCGTCACCACCTGGGGCGAAAGCCATGGGCCGGCGCTCGGCTGCGTCGTCGACGGCTGCCCTCCCGGGCTCCGTTTCAAGCTTGAGGACATCCAGGCCTGGCTCGACAAGCGCAAGCCCGGCCAGTCGCGTTTCGTCACGCAGCGCCGTGAAGACGACCTCGTCAAGATACTGTCCGGGGTGATGCTGGATGAGGACGGCGAGACGATGATATCGACCGGGACGCCGATCTCGATGCTGATCGAAAACACCGACCAGCGCTCCAAGGATTATGGCGAAATCGCTCGTCGCTACCGCCCGGGCCATGCCGACTATACCTATGACGTCAAATACGGCATTCGCGACTATCGCGGCGGCGGGCGCTCGTCGGCCCGCGAGACCGCGGCGCGCGTCGCCGCCGGCGGCATCGCGCGTCTCGTCGTGCCTGGCGTCACCGTGCGCGGCGCGCTGGTGCAGATCGGCAAGCACAAGATCAACCGCGCCAAGTGGGATTGGGCGCAGGTCGACCAGAACCCGTTCTTCTCGCCGGATCCGCAAATCGTACCGGTCTGGGAGGACTATCTCGACGGCATCCGCAAAGCCGGCTCCTCGGTCGGCGCCGTGGTGGAAGTCGTCGCCGAAGGCGTACCGGCCGGCCTTGGCGCACCGATCTACGGCAAGCTCGACCAGGATATCGCTTCGCTGCTGATGTCGATCAATGCGGTCAAGGGCGTCGAGATTGGGAATGGCTTCGCAGCCGCCGAGATGACCGGCGAAGAAAACGCCGACGAAATGCGCATGGGCAATGACGGCAACCGCATTTTCCTGTCCAACCATGCCGGCGGCATCCTGGGCGGCATTTCCACCGGCGAACCCGTCATCGCGCGCTTCGCCATCAAGCCGACGTCCTCGATCCTGACGGAGCGCCGATCGATCGACGCCGACGGCCACAATGTCGATATCCGCACCAAGGGCCGCCACGACCCCTGTGTCGGCATTCGCGCCGTGCCGATCGGCGAGGCGATGGTTGCATGCGCTATCGCCGATCATTACCTCAGAGACCGCGGCCAGACCGGCCGGTTGAAATAA
- a CDS encoding DUF1344 domain-containing protein, protein MRFFVATLLATASFLSPVAGFAESADVEATIKKVDEKNFSITLDDGKNYQAPQDFDFTGLKAGVKVVVFYTEIDGKRVINDLDIVQ, encoded by the coding sequence ATGCGCTTCTTTGTTGCGACGCTCCTGGCCACGGCAAGTTTTCTCTCCCCCGTCGCCGGCTTTGCCGAAAGCGCTGACGTGGAGGCCACCATCAAGAAGGTCGATGAGAAGAATTTCAGCATAACTTTGGACGACGGCAAGAATTATCAGGCGCCCCAGGATTTCGATTTCACCGGTCTGAAGGCAGGCGTCAAGGTCGTCGTCTTCTATACCGAGATCGACGGCAAGCGCGTTATCAACGATCTCGATATCGTACAGTGA
- a CDS encoding histidine phosphatase family protein, which produces MPPIIYVIRHGQTDWNAERRLQGQKDIDLNAIGRAQARQNGVELGEILSFENRPFDFVASPLRRTRETMEIARDAMGLPPKDYCTDERLVEVSFGAWEGFTIKDLKATEAERLAERNAGKWDFIPPGEDAESYEILSWRVGSWLTSVDRPTVCVTHGGVIRSLFRLIGEVPKEDAAEADIPQDRILKIDPEQKLIGWI; this is translated from the coding sequence GTGCCGCCCATCATCTATGTGATACGCCACGGTCAGACGGACTGGAATGCCGAGCGTCGGCTGCAGGGGCAGAAGGACATCGATCTCAACGCCATCGGCCGCGCGCAAGCGCGGCAGAACGGTGTTGAGCTTGGCGAAATTCTCTCCTTCGAAAACCGGCCTTTCGATTTTGTTGCGAGCCCACTGAGGCGCACCCGCGAGACCATGGAGATCGCGCGCGACGCCATGGGGCTGCCGCCCAAGGACTATTGCACCGACGAACGGCTGGTCGAAGTCTCCTTCGGCGCCTGGGAAGGTTTTACCATCAAGGATTTGAAGGCGACCGAGGCCGAGCGCCTCGCCGAGCGCAATGCCGGCAAATGGGATTTTATCCCGCCCGGCGAGGATGCGGAGAGCTATGAAATCCTCTCCTGGCGCGTCGGGTCCTGGCTGACGTCAGTCGATCGGCCGACGGTCTGCGTGACCCATGGCGGCGTTATCCGCTCGCTGTTCCGGCTGATCGGTGAAGTTCCGAAGGAAGATGCTGCCGAAGCGGATATCCCGCAGGACCGTATCTTGAAGATCGATCCTGAGCAGAAACTCATCGGCTGGATTTAA
- the fabI gene encoding enoyl-ACP reductase FabI → MAQATGLMAGKRGVILGVANNRSIAWGIAKACSEAGAEIALTWQGDALKKRVEPLAQELGAFMAGHCDVTEPATIDAVIDTLEAKWGRIDFVVHAIAFSDKDELTGRYVDTSRDNFARTMDISVYSLIAVAQRAERIMNDGGSIITLTYYGAEKVMPNYNVMGVAKAALEASVRYLAVDLGGRGIRVNAISAGPIKTLAAAGIGDFRYILKWNEYNAPLKRTVSIDEVGSSALYLLSDLSTAVTGEVHHVDSGYHAIGMKAVDAPDIAVVKD, encoded by the coding sequence ATGGCTCAAGCCACTGGCCTCATGGCAGGCAAGCGCGGCGTCATCCTCGGCGTTGCAAACAACCGTTCCATAGCGTGGGGTATTGCCAAGGCCTGTTCGGAAGCCGGTGCCGAGATCGCATTGACGTGGCAGGGCGACGCCTTGAAGAAGCGCGTCGAGCCGCTCGCCCAGGAACTTGGCGCCTTCATGGCAGGCCATTGCGATGTTACGGAACCCGCAACGATCGACGCCGTCATCGACACGCTGGAAGCCAAATGGGGCCGGATCGATTTCGTCGTGCATGCCATCGCCTTCTCTGACAAGGACGAACTGACCGGCCGCTACGTCGACACCAGCCGCGATAATTTCGCGCGCACCATGGACATCTCCGTCTATTCGCTGATCGCCGTCGCACAGCGCGCCGAGCGCATCATGAACGACGGCGGCTCGATCATCACGCTGACCTATTATGGTGCAGAAAAGGTCATGCCGAATTACAACGTCATGGGCGTTGCCAAGGCCGCTCTCGAAGCGAGCGTGCGCTATCTCGCCGTCGACCTCGGCGGTCGCGGCATTCGCGTCAACGCCATTTCGGCCGGCCCGATCAAGACGCTTGCTGCAGCTGGCATCGGCGACTTCCGCTACATCCTGAAGTGGAACGAATATAACGCGCCGCTGAAGCGTACGGTTTCGATCGATGAAGTCGGCAGTTCCGCGCTTTATCTCCTCTCCGATCTTTCCACCGCCGTTACCGGCGAAGTGCACCATGTCGATTCGGGCTATCACGCCATTGGCATGAAGGCCGTGGATGCGCCGGACATCGCGGTCGTTAAGGACTGA
- a CDS encoding DnaJ C-terminal domain-containing protein, with amino-acid sequence MRDPYKVLGVKRDAGADEIKAAWRSLAKAVHPDHNIGDPTATERFAEIGRAYETLKDPQKRGRYDQVARMAEASGQSKEQTIIQQRQAAREAAERAKAARANAEKILEELARANAQKAQKAASAANPQAAGAAATESPEDMVERIFGAKAARATPNQTATETGVAEAGKQQEPNSGETGETFADEEQLATGTGPGVVRSRFGILGSLVRRITGGTTQDRVPEKTPEIAAEATVTLDDMLKGHWITVPLSDGREARFQATTDISNGQVVHLKGQGLKLQGMQRGDVAITIHLSTDRRFTLRGLDVHTTLPVTIENAVLGYETTVEGLNGPVKLTVPPWSGSDQVVRISGEGLPDGHGGKGDLVVELRLMLWEKPDDKVTDLMRSMREGFFL; translated from the coding sequence ATGCGCGATCCTTACAAGGTGCTTGGCGTAAAAAGGGATGCTGGGGCAGACGAAATCAAGGCGGCGTGGCGCAGCCTCGCCAAGGCCGTCCATCCCGACCATAATATCGGCGATCCCACGGCAACGGAGCGCTTTGCCGAAATCGGCCGTGCCTATGAGACGTTGAAGGACCCGCAGAAGCGCGGCCGTTATGACCAGGTGGCGCGCATGGCCGAAGCGAGCGGCCAAAGCAAAGAACAAACCATCATACAGCAGCGCCAGGCGGCCCGCGAAGCCGCGGAACGTGCCAAGGCCGCGCGCGCCAACGCCGAAAAGATCCTGGAAGAGCTCGCCCGTGCCAATGCTCAGAAGGCGCAGAAGGCTGCGTCGGCCGCCAACCCGCAGGCTGCCGGTGCCGCCGCAACCGAGTCACCCGAGGATATGGTCGAGCGCATTTTCGGCGCCAAGGCCGCTCGCGCGACACCGAATCAGACTGCGACCGAAACCGGTGTCGCGGAGGCAGGCAAGCAGCAAGAGCCGAACAGCGGCGAGACCGGCGAAACCTTTGCCGACGAAGAGCAGCTTGCAACCGGGACCGGCCCGGGCGTCGTCCGCTCGCGCTTCGGCATCCTCGGCTCGCTCGTACGCCGCATCACCGGCGGCACCACGCAGGACAGGGTGCCCGAGAAGACGCCGGAGATCGCAGCCGAAGCGACTGTCACCCTCGATGACATGCTAAAGGGGCACTGGATCACCGTTCCGCTCTCAGACGGACGGGAGGCGCGCTTTCAGGCCACGACGGATATCAGCAACGGCCAAGTCGTGCATCTGAAGGGCCAGGGGCTGAAATTGCAGGGCATGCAGCGCGGCGACGTGGCCATCACCATCCACCTCTCCACCGACCGCCGCTTTACGCTTAGGGGCCTGGACGTCCATACGACACTTCCCGTGACCATCGAAAATGCGGTGCTCGGTTATGAGACAACGGTCGAGGGATTGAACGGTCCGGTCAAGCTGACAGTCCCCCCCTGGTCCGGTTCGGATCAGGTCGTCCGAATCTCCGGTGAGGGACTACCGGATGGGCATGGCGGAAAAGGCGATCTTGTGGTGGAATTGCGCTTGATGCTGTGGGAAAAACCAGATGATAAAGTTACCGATTTGATGCGCAGCATGCGCGAGGGCTTTTTTCTGTGA
- a CDS encoding ornithine cyclodeaminase family protein: MQEIWIDYLNAIDAKALALTNDEILEAVSKALDAQGLGETVIEPRVHLVPESSDKGHFNVLRGYVKPLDYAGVKVVGDFVDNYKQGLPSEMAVLNLFDPRTGVPKAIVDATAITDMRTGAVTAIGARHLARKDSKVLGHIGARGTAYWNVRLLDHLFDFEEIRVHSRRPESRDAFAARLEKDLGKKITVTNNWEDCLKGADIMVEASRLPEPTPLFKTTWVKKGAFVVPYGTMSALEFDLTDIMNKVVVDDWGQCGPGRPYGALRRHVDEGKVTAETLHAEIGQIVCGARPGRESDDETILFWHRGLSTTDVALGAAMVDKAKRMNIGQRLRFA; this comes from the coding sequence ATGCAGGAAATCTGGATTGACTATCTGAACGCCATCGATGCCAAGGCGCTGGCGCTGACCAATGACGAGATCCTGGAGGCAGTCAGCAAGGCGCTGGATGCGCAAGGACTCGGCGAAACGGTGATCGAGCCCCGAGTGCATCTCGTGCCCGAAAGCTCCGACAAAGGGCATTTCAATGTGCTGCGTGGCTATGTGAAGCCGCTGGATTATGCCGGTGTCAAAGTGGTCGGCGATTTCGTCGATAACTACAAACAGGGCCTTCCTTCCGAAATGGCAGTGCTCAACCTTTTCGATCCGCGTACCGGCGTGCCGAAGGCGATTGTAGACGCCACCGCGATCACGGACATGCGCACCGGCGCCGTTACCGCCATCGGCGCGCGCCATCTCGCGCGCAAGGACAGCAAGGTGCTTGGCCATATCGGCGCGCGCGGCACCGCCTATTGGAATGTCCGCCTGCTCGACCATCTCTTCGATTTTGAGGAAATCCGCGTCCATTCCCGTCGCCCGGAAAGCCGCGACGCCTTTGCTGCGCGCCTGGAAAAGGACCTCGGCAAGAAGATCACCGTCACCAATAACTGGGAAGACTGCCTGAAAGGCGCCGACATCATGGTCGAGGCCAGTCGCCTGCCTGAACCGACGCCGCTCTTCAAGACGACCTGGGTCAAGAAGGGTGCCTTCGTCGTTCCGTATGGCACGATGAGCGCCCTAGAATTCGACCTGACCGACATCATGAACAAAGTCGTCGTCGACGATTGGGGCCAGTGCGGTCCGGGCCGTCCGTATGGCGCGTTGCGCCGGCACGTCGACGAGGGCAAGGTGACGGCGGAGACGCTGCATGCTGAAATCGGCCAGATCGTCTGCGGCGCACGGCCCGGCCGCGAGAGCGATGACGAGACCATCCTCTTTTGGCATCGCGGCCTCAGCACCACCGACGTTGCGCTGGGCGCGGCTATGGTCGACAAAGCGAAGCGGATGAATATCGGCCAGCGCCTGCGCTTCGCCTGA
- a CDS encoding HAL/PAL/TAL family ammonia-lyase gives MDVGAKSVIFDRSSADIDAICAVARNSFEVTIGADAIAGIEAAYACLVRHAGEGKAIYGVSTGLGAAVDTRLDLTKDSGQHRIPRPRAVGVGRFAEADQARAMMAARLARFCHGYSGVSPEVAQALAGMLNCSVHPKVPMTGSIGEADLPPLAHIALVLVGEGTAILPDGREVSGADALAAAGLAQPSFGIKDGLSLISSNAASVGLACLLLQDIRRVFEAHIGAAALSYEGFRASLDPLDPLASRLRPGPGQGDVAAAVRSLLEGGDLTKQGAARRLQDPLSLRCVPSVSGAALHALRGAWAATELELRSSDDNPSVLAAEDVVLPTGNFDPTHMVLAFDTLALALARLAAMAAERIMKLLSPGFSDLPRFLAPEGVGTNGFGALQKTVAALTAEIGHLAMPMPFAVTPVADRVEDYASLAMSVIDKTGRLVEKLRYLTAIELIVAARAVDLRGAMELGEGTKALFAAVRSIAPPLEVDRSPSNDIYALADGIAAGALIGPLLTMK, from the coding sequence ATGGATGTGGGCGCGAAAAGCGTGATCTTCGATAGGTCCAGCGCGGATATTGATGCGATCTGCGCCGTTGCGCGCAACAGCTTCGAGGTCACGATTGGCGCAGATGCGATCGCTGGCATCGAAGCCGCCTATGCCTGTCTTGTTCGCCATGCCGGCGAGGGCAAGGCGATCTATGGAGTCAGCACCGGCCTGGGCGCTGCGGTGGATACGCGCCTCGATCTCACGAAGGATTCCGGTCAACACCGTATTCCGCGCCCTCGCGCCGTCGGCGTCGGACGCTTTGCCGAAGCGGACCAGGCCCGCGCCATGATGGCGGCGCGCTTGGCCCGCTTCTGCCACGGCTATTCAGGTGTGTCGCCTGAGGTCGCGCAAGCGCTTGCCGGTATGCTCAATTGCTCCGTGCATCCGAAGGTGCCGATGACCGGCTCGATCGGCGAAGCGGATCTTCCGCCGCTTGCGCATATCGCCCTTGTATTAGTCGGTGAAGGCACCGCCATCCTCCCGGATGGGCGCGAGGTCTCCGGCGCCGATGCACTTGCGGCTGCTGGGCTTGCGCAGCCATCCTTCGGCATCAAGGATGGACTGTCGCTGATCTCTTCCAACGCTGCGTCCGTCGGCCTCGCCTGTCTGCTGCTGCAGGACATCAGACGCGTTTTCGAGGCGCATATCGGCGCGGCCGCGCTGTCCTACGAAGGATTTCGCGCCAGTCTCGATCCACTTGATCCGTTGGCGAGCCGCTTGCGGCCCGGCCCCGGTCAGGGCGACGTCGCTGCCGCGGTCCGGTCGCTGCTTGAAGGGGGCGATCTCACAAAACAAGGTGCTGCGCGACGTCTTCAGGACCCGCTCAGCCTTCGCTGCGTGCCATCGGTCTCCGGCGCCGCTTTACATGCGCTGAGGGGGGCATGGGCCGCTACCGAGCTGGAGCTCCGCTCCAGTGACGACAATCCATCGGTACTTGCCGCCGAAGATGTCGTATTGCCGACCGGCAATTTCGATCCGACCCATATGGTGCTGGCTTTCGACACGCTGGCGCTGGCGCTCGCGCGCCTGGCCGCCATGGCGGCCGAACGGATCATGAAGTTGTTATCGCCTGGCTTCTCGGATCTACCGCGCTTTCTCGCCCCGGAAGGTGTCGGCACCAACGGCTTTGGCGCGCTGCAAAAGACCGTTGCGGCGCTGACGGCGGAGATCGGCCATCTGGCGATGCCCATGCCCTTTGCGGTCACTCCGGTCGCCGATCGTGTCGAGGATTATGCCTCGCTCGCCATGTCGGTGATCGACAAGACCGGACGGCTTGTGGAGAAGCTGCGATATCTGACCGCGATCGAGCTGATCGTGGCGGCTCGCGCCGTCGATCTGCGCGGCGCGATGGAGTTGGGTGAGGGGACCAAAGCTTTGTTTGCTGCCGTCCGCTCGATCGCCCCGCCGCTAGAGGTTGACCGTTCGCCCAGCAACGATATCTACGCGCTTGCGGATGGCATTGCCGCGGGTGCGCTTATCGGGCCGCTTTTGACTATGAAATGA
- a CDS encoding RT0821/Lpp0805 family surface protein has translation MEVIAKSTVHTKRKLVKGAMMAIAIFSLFTLGGCVGGGMDTLSSAKVDRSVSTGTVPTAPVTADSVSDETTVRNAVTSADLNKLNGQPVPWANASTGSAGVIDTIVENNASGQVCRQFRTTRHSYDGIANFFGKTCLLTDGEWQLLSFQQAG, from the coding sequence GTGGAAGTCATAGCAAAGTCGACGGTTCATACAAAGCGCAAGCTTGTAAAAGGCGCGATGATGGCGATTGCCATTTTCTCCCTTTTCACCCTTGGCGGCTGCGTTGGCGGCGGCATGGACACACTGAGTTCGGCGAAGGTGGACCGCAGCGTTTCCACTGGCACGGTCCCGACCGCTCCCGTAACAGCCGACAGCGTTTCCGACGAGACCACCGTGCGCAATGCTGTGACTTCAGCGGATCTCAACAAGCTGAACGGACAGCCCGTGCCCTGGGCGAATGCATCGACGGGAAGCGCCGGTGTCATCGACACCATCGTCGAAAACAACGCCTCTGGACAGGTTTGCCGCCAGTTCCGCACGACGCGCCACTCTTATGACGGCATAGCCAATTTCTTCGGCAAAACCTGCCTTCTCACTGACGGCGAATGGCAATTGCTGAGCTTCCAACAGGCCGGCTGA
- the pdxH gene encoding pyridoxamine 5'-phosphate oxidase — MSENELTTGDFTEQNEPFALFATWLREAEATEPNDPNAVALATVDKDGLPNVRMVLLKGFDSQGFVFYTNFESQKGQEILSQKKAAMCFHWKSMRRQVRLRGLVEVVSDKEADEYFKTRARGSRIGAWASKQSRPLEGRFALEKAVAEYTARYAIGDIPRPPYWSGFRIRPLSIEFWHDRQFRLHDRVEFRRDVPEGAWEKVRMYP, encoded by the coding sequence ATGTCGGAAAACGAGTTAACAACAGGTGACTTCACCGAACAGAACGAACCCTTCGCGCTTTTCGCCACCTGGCTGCGCGAGGCCGAAGCCACAGAGCCGAACGATCCGAACGCGGTTGCCTTGGCAACGGTCGATAAGGATGGATTGCCAAATGTCCGCATGGTTCTTCTGAAAGGTTTCGATAGTCAGGGATTCGTATTCTATACAAATTTCGAAAGCCAGAAAGGCCAAGAAATTCTTTCCCAAAAGAAAGCGGCAATGTGCTTCCACTGGAAGTCGATGCGTCGGCAGGTGCGGTTGCGCGGCCTGGTTGAAGTGGTCAGCGACAAGGAAGCCGACGAATATTTCAAGACGCGCGCCCGCGGCAGCCGCATCGGCGCTTGGGCGTCGAAGCAGTCGCGTCCGCTCGAGGGCCGTTTTGCATTGGAAAAGGCGGTCGCCGAATATACCGCCCGCTACGCGATCGGCGATATTCCGCGTCCTCCTTATTGGTCCGGCTTCCGTATCCGGCCGCTCTCGATCGAATTCTGGCATGATCGCCAGTTCCGCCTCCATGACCGCGTGGAATTCCGCCGCGACGTGCCGGAAGGTGCCTGGGAAAAGGTGCGGATGTATCCGTAA
- a CDS encoding D-alanyl-D-alanine carboxypeptidase family protein: MKKLLMALSAAVLLLGAPVASFAGSAYFIMDAKSGKVLASDNADDLNHPASLTKMMTLYLTFEAIHRGKLSWNSAIPVSRNAAGKPPTKLGLKPGSTLTVRDAVDGMIIKSANDAATAMGEALGGSESGFARIMTQKARELGMRRTVFTNPSGLPSMEQVTTARDMSTLAVALINNYPQEYRLFSQSGFTYRGRPIRGHNNLMYRYEGMDGIKTGYTNASGFNIVSAVRQGNRRVIGVVMGGATARGRDAFMASLLNRYVPKATSAASSRLVASVGGAKQVEVASATDDVAVDVDAQTTATAHAATTRKRAEFTPSQAPLAYAATTNVTVPVDRPMAMDEIQNAGKPVTAGGWQVQIAATPTAQAAKDLLSDAQSKAGGALANASPYTEAVGKGRSTVYRARFVGFGSRDDANSACAALKRKDFNCMLLPNKG, from the coding sequence ATGAAAAAACTTTTGATGGCCCTTTCTGCGGCCGTCTTGCTGTTGGGCGCACCAGTGGCGAGCTTTGCGGGCAGCGCCTATTTCATCATGGATGCGAAGTCCGGCAAGGTCTTGGCTTCGGATAATGCCGATGATCTTAATCATCCCGCCTCGCTCACCAAGATGATGACGCTGTACCTGACCTTCGAGGCGATCCATCGCGGCAAGCTCAGTTGGAACAGCGCGATACCGGTGTCACGCAACGCCGCCGGCAAGCCTCCGACCAAGCTCGGTTTGAAGCCGGGCAGCACTCTCACCGTCCGGGATGCCGTCGACGGCATGATCATCAAGTCCGCCAACGATGCCGCCACCGCCATGGGCGAGGCGTTGGGCGGCAGCGAAAGCGGCTTTGCCCGCATCATGACGCAGAAGGCGCGCGAGCTCGGTATGCGCCGCACCGTCTTCACCAATCCCTCAGGCTTGCCGAGCATGGAGCAGGTGACGACCGCGCGCGACATGTCGACGCTCGCCGTTGCGCTCATCAACAACTACCCTCAGGAATATCGGCTGTTTTCACAATCGGGCTTCACCTATCGGGGCCGCCCTATTCGTGGTCACAACAATCTGATGTATCGCTACGAGGGCATGGACGGCATCAAGACCGGCTACACCAATGCTTCCGGTTTCAACATCGTCAGCGCCGTGCGTCAGGGCAACCGCCGTGTCATCGGCGTAGTCATGGGCGGCGCGACTGCCCGCGGCCGCGACGCGTTCATGGCTTCGCTTCTCAATCGCTACGTGCCGAAAGCTACCTCCGCCGCCTCATCGCGCCTCGTGGCGAGTGTCGGCGGTGCAAAGCAGGTTGAAGTCGCTTCGGCGACGGATGATGTTGCGGTCGATGTCGATGCGCAAACCACGGCTACGGCGCACGCGGCCACGACGCGTAAACGCGCCGAGTTCACGCCCTCTCAAGCCCCGCTCGCTTATGCCGCCACGACGAATGTGACCGTGCCGGTGGATCGCCCGATGGCAATGGATGAAATCCAAAATGCTGGCAAACCGGTAACAGCCGGCGGCTGGCAGGTGCAGATCGCAGCCACCCCGACGGCACAGGCGGCCAAGGACCTGCTCTCCGACGCTCAGTCCAAGGCCGGTGGTGCGCTGGCCAATGCCTCGCCCTATACAGAGGCCGTCGGAAAAGGCCGCAGCACGGTCTATCGTGCCCGCTTCGTCGGCTTCGGCAGCCGCGATGACGCGAATTCCGCCTGTGCTGCGCTGAAGCGCAAGGATTTCAACTGCATGCTGTTGCCGAACAAGGGCTGA
- a CDS encoding pyrophosphatase, whose amino-acid sequence MLSGLIQQFEKASATYAAANGLERDADWFVLKLQEEMGELTQIWNKATGRGRRKGMTDEELATALADETADVLGHILLFAHRNGLDLAAAVERKWLFRPRE is encoded by the coding sequence ATGCTCTCCGGCCTGATCCAACAATTCGAAAAAGCCTCCGCCACTTACGCCGCCGCCAATGGTTTGGAGCGCGATGCCGACTGGTTTGTTCTGAAACTGCAGGAGGAGATGGGCGAGCTCACCCAGATTTGGAACAAGGCGACCGGGCGCGGAAGACGCAAGGGCATGACCGATGAAGAGCTGGCAACGGCGCTGGCCGACGAGACCGCCGACGTGCTTGGCCATATCCTCCTCTTTGCCCATCGCAACGGCCTCGATCTTGCCGCGGCCGTCGAGCGGAAATGGCTATTCCGGCCGAGAGAATAG